One region of Oryza glaberrima chromosome 7, OglaRS2, whole genome shotgun sequence genomic DNA includes:
- the LOC127780515 gene encoding protein CHLORORESPIRATORY REDUCTION 42, chloroplastic isoform X2: MNTMIGPAPSPAAAAAAAVSPSCYASPAASSVRRRGVVGVVRCAPDSGRGGDGGGGGGKGKLRVGSPIVIVEAPVMLKTAASVPSLRHNAGQVKAGDVGRVMARKPKDVWAVRLAIGTYLLDGKYFKALDVDDDEDDTASPDE; this comes from the exons ATGAACACGATGATAGGCCCAGCTCCGTCTCcggcagcggccgccgccgccgccgtgtcgccgtcgtgttacgcgtcgccggcggcttcgTCCGTGCGACgacgcggcgtcgtcggcgtcgtccggTGCGCGCCGGATAGCGGGCgaggtggagacggcggcggcggcggcgggaaagGCAAGCTCAGGGTCGGGTCTCCCATCGTCATCGTGGAGGCGCCGGTGATGCTCAAGACCGCCGCGTCGGTGCCGTCGCTCAGGCACAACGCCGGCCAGGTCAAGGCCGGCGACGTCGGGAG GGTGATGGCGCGGAAGCCGAAGGACGTCTGGGCCGTGCGGCTCGCCATTGGAACCTACCTGTTGGACGGCAAGTATTTCAAGGCActggacgtcgacgacgacgaagacgataCTGCATCACCAGATGAGTGA
- the LOC127780516 gene encoding syntaxin-132-like encodes MNNLLTDSFELPRGGSSRDGDIEMGMQADPSDNLKGFLKKVDAIESLIAKLTNLLHKLQTANEESKAVTKARDMKAIKQRMEKDIDEVGKIARMAKTKVDELEKDNLSNRQKPGCGKGSAVDRSREQTTGAVKKKLKERMDDFQVLREAIRQEYRDVVERRVFTVTGSRPDEETVDNLIETGRSEQIFQEAIQQQGRGQILDTVAEIQERHDAVRDLERKLLELQQIFMDMAVLVDAQGDMINNIETHVSNATNHIQQGVSALQNAKKLQKNSRKWMCYAIILLLIIVVIIVVAVIQPWKKGA; translated from the exons ATGAACAATCTCCTCACC GATTCGTTTGAGCTCCCTCGGGGAGGCTCTTCAAGAGATGGGGACATTGAAATGGGAATGCAAGCTGATCCTTCAGACAATCTAAAAGGTTTCTTGAAAAAG GTTGACGCAATTGAAAGCCTAATTGCTAAGCTGACGAATCTCTTGCATAAGCTTCAG ACTGCAAATGAGGAATCCAAAGCGGTTACAAAAGCAAGGGACATGAAAG CAATTAAACAGAGGATGGAGAAAGATATTGATGAAGTGGGGAAAATCGCTCGCATGGCAAAGACAAAAGTTGATGAATTGGAAAAAGAT AACTTATCAAACAGACAAAAGCCTGGATGCGGGAAAGGATCTGCGGTAGATCGATCAAGAGAACAGACTACTGG AGCAGTGAAAAAGAAATTGAAGGAGCGCATGGATGATTTTCAG GTTTTGAGAGAAGCAATCCGGCAGGAGTATCGTGATGTCGTTGAAAGAAGGGTGTTTACAGTAACTGGTAGTCGTCCTGATGAAGAG ACAGTTGACAATTTAATAGAGACTGGAAGAAGTGAGCAAATTTTCCAAGAAGCTATCCAACAGCAGGGAAGAGGCCAA ATACTGGACACTGTTGCAGAGATACAGGAACGTCACGATGCTGTAAGAGATCTAGAGAGGAAGCTTCTGGAGTTGCAGCAG ATATTCATGGATATGGCAGTTTTGGTTGATGCTCAAGGAGACATGATCAACAACATAGAGACACAT GTTTCAAATGCTACCAACCACATACAACAAGGCGTCAGTGCTCTACAGAACGCGAAGAAGCTCCAGAAGAACTCCAGGAAGTGGATGTGCTACGCCATCATCCTCCTGCTCATCATAGTGGTGATCATTGTCGTCGCCGTCATCCAGCCATGGAAGAAGGGTGCTTGA
- the LOC127780515 gene encoding protein CHLORORESPIRATORY REDUCTION 42, chloroplastic isoform X1, whose amino-acid sequence MNTMIGPAPSPAAAAAAAVSPSCYASPAASSVRRRGVVGVVRCAPDSGRGGDGGGGGGKGKLRVGSPIVIVEAPVMLKTAASVPSLRHNAGQVKAGDVGRNLNYSDIHVHTSSRVMARKPKDVWAVRLAIGTYLLDGKYFKALDVDDDEDDTASPDE is encoded by the exons ATGAACACGATGATAGGCCCAGCTCCGTCTCcggcagcggccgccgccgccgccgtgtcgccgtcgtgttacgcgtcgccggcggcttcgTCCGTGCGACgacgcggcgtcgtcggcgtcgtccggTGCGCGCCGGATAGCGGGCgaggtggagacggcggcggcggcggcgggaaagGCAAGCTCAGGGTCGGGTCTCCCATCGTCATCGTGGAGGCGCCGGTGATGCTCAAGACCGCCGCGTCGGTGCCGTCGCTCAGGCACAACGCCGGCCAGGTCAAGGCCGGCGACGTCGGGAG GAATTTAAATTACAGTGACATCCATGTGCATACGTCGAGCAGGGTGATGGCGCGGAAGCCGAAGGACGTCTGGGCCGTGCGGCTCGCCATTGGAACCTACCTGTTGGACGGCAAGTATTTCAAGGCActggacgtcgacgacgacgaagacgataCTGCATCACCAGATGAGTGA